A portion of the Sphaerochaeta sp. genome contains these proteins:
- a CDS encoding UDP-N-acetylmuramoylalanine--D-glutamate ligase: MNVLVFGLGVNGGGYAAAQYFLDHGEQVRVTDLKGGEQLKDEVDALTKRGAVCITGQHREEDFRWADVVIKNPSIPPDNPLLKDAKLVRNDMYYLFTSPEFSIIKTIVVTGTKGKTTTCFAISHALTHLGHQTQLCGNMGISAFTVLSSWEKKEKPVPEYLIIEMSSWQIRDTYAALGDAMPPFSATILTSFYPDHQNSYDSMQHYLEDKLKLFQKGDGVIIVPPELVDVVASSCHIDKRRVRSLDKAPSACPDTLRSAALALTALSFKPRAVKTALSTFPGVPHRCQLVCVVDGITFINDSAATIAEAVHFSLSHYRMATIHLITGGTDKNLSADAMADDLAQAGSVTLLDGSFTTRKLIPLLEERKIPFQGPFATMKEAVEQAFSSAKQDAAAHPEHPDMVILSPGCASFELFTNEFDRGDRFIAEVKRLGCGDSGSSPQKKTTHRRGGRQASHTSDAGQSSAPQTQS; this comes from the coding sequence ATGAACGTACTGGTATTCGGCCTGGGGGTCAACGGAGGCGGTTATGCCGCGGCCCAGTATTTTCTGGACCATGGGGAACAGGTGCGCGTCACCGACCTGAAAGGCGGCGAGCAATTGAAAGACGAGGTCGACGCGTTGACCAAACGCGGTGCCGTCTGCATCACCGGCCAGCACAGGGAAGAGGATTTCCGCTGGGCGGACGTCGTCATCAAAAACCCGTCCATCCCCCCGGATAATCCGTTGCTCAAAGACGCCAAGCTGGTACGCAACGACATGTATTATCTGTTCACTTCCCCCGAATTTTCCATCATCAAGACGATTGTCGTCACCGGAACCAAGGGAAAAACAACCACCTGCTTCGCCATCTCCCATGCCCTGACCCATCTGGGCCACCAGACACAGCTGTGCGGCAACATGGGCATCAGCGCGTTCACCGTCCTTTCTTCATGGGAGAAGAAAGAAAAGCCCGTTCCAGAATACCTGATCATCGAAATGAGTTCCTGGCAGATCCGCGACACCTATGCGGCGTTGGGAGACGCCATGCCGCCGTTTTCCGCGACGATCCTCACCTCGTTTTATCCTGACCACCAAAACAGCTATGACTCGATGCAGCACTATCTGGAGGACAAGCTGAAGCTGTTCCAGAAAGGGGATGGCGTGATCATCGTCCCTCCGGAACTGGTCGACGTGGTGGCATCTTCCTGCCACATCGACAAACGCAGGGTCCGCTCGCTGGACAAAGCTCCTTCGGCCTGCCCGGACACCCTGAGATCCGCGGCTCTCGCCCTCACGGCGCTTTCTTTCAAACCCAGAGCGGTCAAGACCGCCCTCTCCACCTTCCCCGGCGTCCCTCACCGTTGCCAACTGGTATGTGTCGTCGACGGAATCACGTTCATCAATGACAGCGCCGCGACGATCGCCGAGGCGGTCCATTTCTCCCTGTCCCATTACCGGATGGCGACGATCCACCTGATCACCGGGGGAACGGACAAAAACCTTTCCGCCGATGCGATGGCCGATGACCTGGCCCAGGCGGGAAGCGTCACGTTACTGGACGGCTCCTTCACCACCCGCAAGCTGATCCCGCTTCTTGAGGAACGGAAGATTCCGTTCCAAGGGCCGTTCGCCACCATGAAGGAAGCGGTGGAACAGGCGTTCTCATCAGCCAAGCAAGACGCCGCAGCGCATCCGGAGCACCCCGACATGGTGATCCTTTCTCCGGGTTGCGCTTCGTTTGAGCTGTTTACCAATGAATTTGACCGGGGAGACCGGTTCATTGCCGAGGTGAAGCGCCTCGGCTGTGGCGATAGCGGATCTTCTCCGCAGAAGAAAACAACGCATAGACGAGGCGGTCGGCAGGCCAGTCACACGTCGGACGCCGGGCAATCCTCCGCCCCCCAAACGCAGTCTTGA
- a CDS encoding phosphatidylglycerol lysyltransferase domain-containing protein, producing the protein MLKFKPLGLEDIAVVRPFFDYAVSRTCDYTVGGLFMWRDYYQAEYALFHDTLVIKELNNEGKPCFMLPLGPDIHAALAEIDQYCAVMDIPVAFCTMTDDDVAMINSYFPIQELPEPDWGDYLYAKEELLTLAGRKFHGKRNDIDFFKKSHPGYTFTDLTEQDIPQVKEFYLSSGLIDEKNSQVFKEEQAKVFEVLDHNDVYGMLGGVLRSEGTIRAFSMGEIVKDTLYVHIEKADHKIKGACEMISHEFAKRFADERIQYINWEEDVGDMGLRQSKLSYHPCRVIPKYTVLPVAREAN; encoded by the coding sequence ATGCTTAAGTTCAAGCCGCTCGGACTGGAAGACATTGCCGTCGTCCGTCCGTTCTTCGACTATGCGGTAAGCCGCACCTGCGACTATACCGTCGGCGGTCTCTTCATGTGGAGGGACTATTATCAGGCGGAATACGCCCTGTTTCATGATACCTTGGTGATCAAGGAACTGAACAACGAAGGAAAGCCCTGCTTCATGCTCCCCCTGGGACCAGACATCCACGCGGCGCTGGCTGAGATCGACCAGTACTGCGCCGTGATGGACATCCCTGTGGCGTTCTGCACGATGACCGACGATGATGTCGCCATGATCAACTCCTACTTTCCCATCCAGGAACTTCCCGAACCCGATTGGGGGGACTACCTGTACGCCAAAGAGGAGTTGCTGACGCTGGCGGGAAGAAAGTTCCATGGCAAACGCAACGACATTGATTTCTTCAAAAAGAGCCACCCCGGATACACATTCACCGATCTGACGGAACAGGACATTCCCCAGGTGAAGGAATTCTATCTTTCCTCCGGCCTGATCGACGAAAAGAACTCCCAGGTCTTCAAGGAAGAACAGGCGAAGGTGTTCGAGGTGCTGGACCACAACGATGTCTATGGGATGCTGGGGGGCGTACTCCGCTCCGAGGGTACCATCCGCGCCTTCTCCATGGGGGAGATCGTCAAGGATACGCTGTACGTCCACATCGAGAAGGCCGACCACAAGATCAAAGGCGCCTGCGAGATGATCAGCCATGAATTCGCCAAACGGTTTGCCGATGAGCGGATCCAGTACATCAACTGGGAGGAAGATGTCGGGGACATGGGGCTGAGGCAGAGCAAACTCAGCTACCACCCCTGCCGCGTCATCCCCAAGTACACCGTCCTCCCCGTCGCCCGGGAAGCAAACTGA
- the rpsF gene encoding 30S ribosomal protein S6 — translation MRNYEFTVIFDGEDEKSKKGLEAVAEMFKNANVTITKQDDMGIRQFAYPIKKQDKGHYVYYELQAEPTSMDEFEKELQLNPNVLKYLFVNKSK, via the coding sequence ATGAGAAATTATGAGTTCACCGTCATCTTCGACGGAGAAGATGAGAAATCGAAGAAGGGCTTGGAAGCGGTCGCAGAGATGTTCAAGAACGCGAACGTGACGATCACCAAGCAGGATGACATGGGAATCAGGCAGTTCGCCTATCCCATCAAGAAACAAGACAAAGGTCATTACGTCTATTACGAGCTGCAGGCCGAACCGACGTCGATGGACGAGTTCGAGAAAGAGTTGCAACTTAATCCGAACGTATTGAAATACCTGTTCGTCAACAAGAGCAAGTAA
- the ssb gene encoding single-stranded DNA-binding protein: MATDLNVVALVGRLTRDAEIRYTQGGSGICHFSIAVNRRKRTGDNQWEDEANFFDCSLFGKTAISMQPYLLKGKQVSILGELRQGKWESDGQQRSKVEIVVNSLQLLGSNPNASSSYGQNSAPSAPKSAPKSTPETAAAPQTAEEEPASGGPDQFDDDTIPF, encoded by the coding sequence ATGGCGACTGATTTGAACGTGGTAGCCCTTGTGGGTCGCCTTACCAGAGACGCCGAGATCCGCTATACACAGGGCGGTTCGGGGATCTGTCATTTTTCCATCGCGGTCAACCGGAGAAAGAGGACGGGAGACAACCAGTGGGAGGATGAGGCGAACTTCTTTGACTGCTCACTGTTCGGAAAGACAGCCATTTCGATGCAACCCTATCTTCTGAAGGGCAAGCAGGTTTCCATTCTTGGCGAACTGCGCCAGGGCAAATGGGAATCGGACGGCCAGCAGAGGAGCAAGGTGGAGATCGTGGTGAATTCCCTCCAGTTGCTTGGGTCGAACCCCAACGCGTCTTCCTCGTATGGACAGAACTCTGCTCCATCCGCACCGAAGAGCGCGCCAAAGAGCACGCCAGAGACGGCGGCCGCTCCGCAGACAGCGGAGGAAGAACCGGCATCCGGTGGGCCTGACCAGTTCGATGACGACACGATTCCATTCTAA
- the rpsR gene encoding 30S ribosomal protein S18 encodes MMDKGGKYDRKGNGGMHGKPMFKKKICKFCTQKSEPDYKNPDQLRRFTTERGKILPARITGCCAKHQRKLTAEIKKARVLAYLPFEKPW; translated from the coding sequence ATGATGGACAAAGGCGGCAAATATGACCGCAAAGGGAACGGCGGCATGCATGGCAAGCCGATGTTCAAGAAGAAGATCTGCAAGTTCTGCACCCAGAAGAGCGAACCGGATTACAAGAATCCTGATCAGCTCCGCAGGTTCACTACGGAACGGGGCAAGATTCTGCCCGCCCGCATCACGGGTTGCTGCGCCAAACATCAGCGCAAACTGACGGCGGAGATCAAGAAGGCGAGGGTTCTGGCCTATCTGCCGTTCGAGAAGCCTTGGTGA
- the rplI gene encoding 50S ribosomal protein L9 — protein sequence MKIILNQDVTNLGEEGDVVTVKDGYGRNYLLPYKMAVPYTPGNIAQVKARAAAIEKRKQEKRAASASLKEKLDAMTINMIVSAGENGKLFGSITSAMVQAELSKQGVEIEKKKIDVPTHAIKMTGTYEVRVHLYEDEYSLVKLVVESEAEVKAKAAAEAEKAKAEAAAAAKATKEAEEAAKAAEAAPAAEAAPAEEAPAAEAAPAAEEPKAEEAQPTAE from the coding sequence ATGAAAATCATTCTTAATCAAGATGTGACGAACCTCGGTGAAGAGGGAGATGTCGTAACGGTAAAAGACGGTTACGGCCGTAACTATCTGTTGCCGTACAAGATGGCTGTTCCCTATACGCCGGGTAACATCGCCCAGGTGAAAGCCCGGGCTGCGGCGATCGAGAAGCGCAAGCAGGAGAAGCGCGCGGCAAGCGCGTCCCTGAAAGAGAAGCTGGATGCCATGACGATCAACATGATCGTCTCCGCCGGTGAGAACGGCAAGCTGTTCGGTTCCATCACGTCCGCGATGGTCCAGGCTGAGCTGTCCAAGCAGGGTGTGGAGATCGAAAAGAAGAAAATCGATGTCCCGACCCACGCCATCAAGATGACGGGTACCTATGAAGTGCGCGTCCATCTGTATGAGGACGAGTACTCTCTGGTCAAGCTGGTGGTGGAGAGCGAGGCTGAGGTGAAGGCCAAGGCTGCCGCGGAAGCGGAGAAAGCCAAGGCGGAAGCCGCTGCCGCAGCCAAAGCAACCAAGGAAGCGGAAGAAGCCGCGAAGGCCGCTGAAGCCGCACCTGCTGCCGAGGCTGCTCCTGCTGAAGAAGCTCCTGCCGCGGAAGCAGCGCCGGCTGCCGAGGAACCGAAGGCTGAAGAAGCCCAACCGACCGCGGAGTGA
- a CDS encoding pyridoxamine 5'-phosphate oxidase family protein, translating to MHDINEVNAFLKKAGTYYLATMDGDQPRVRPFGTSTIYQGKLYIQTGKKKSVAHQIAKNPKVEICAFQDGTWLRLSGTLVEDPDLKAQEWMLSQYPELGGMYKVGDGNNMVLYFKDATAVFSSFSAAPYTVKF from the coding sequence ATGCATGACATCAATGAAGTGAATGCGTTTTTGAAAAAGGCGGGGACGTACTACCTCGCCACAATGGATGGGGACCAGCCGCGGGTACGGCCGTTCGGCACCAGCACGATCTATCAGGGAAAACTGTATATCCAGACGGGAAAGAAAAAGAGTGTTGCCCACCAAATCGCCAAGAATCCCAAGGTGGAGATCTGCGCGTTCCAGGATGGAACATGGCTCCGCCTCTCGGGTACCTTGGTGGAGGATCCTGACCTGAAGGCCCAGGAGTGGATGCTTTCCCAGTATCCGGAGCTCGGCGGCATGTACAAGGTAGGGGATGGAAACAACATGGTCCTGTATTTCAAGGACGCTACCGCTGTGTTCAGCTCCTTCTCCGCGGCTCCGTATACGGTGAAATTCTGA
- the metG gene encoding methionine--tRNA ligase, protein MKKRLVTSALPYVNNIPHLGNLLQVLSADVFARFCRSKGYETLYVCGTDEYGTATETRAIQEHVTPRELCDHYHKIHRDIYRWFNISFDYFGRTSTPKQTEIVQDIFRRVYDAGYITEHEQEQLYCPHCQRFLADRLVEGTCPHCGSDKARGDQCDNCQTLLDPTELINPKCSVCGTTPELRKTKHLYINLPKALPLLEKWMEKASVDGFWANNAIQVTKSWIRDGLKERAITRDLKWGIPVPMKGYEDKVFYVWFDAPIGYVSISAYATEDWKKWWFDPEHTELFQFIGKDNIPFHTVIFPSCQLATGQNWTMLHHMSSTEYLNYEGGKFSKSNGIGIFGNDVESTGIPADVWRFYLYYNRPETSDFTFTWQDFQEKVNKELIGNLSNLVNRTLTFTKKFMDGHLDAGAVDETFHQTALEYEKRIDALMERADEREALRTILELSSAGNKLFQDSEPWKLRTTDPVQAEKMLRTLTWLIRDLGVMCAPYMPTTAEKLLGFIGQEKATWKDLGAWGGAVDVGEVSLLFSRLEDETIATLRERFSGSQKEREAKEHAAQAAEEAKKGGELMLDPSKSIAEQFSEHVILKVAKITNVEKHPGGDKLFILTLDVGEEEPRTIVSSIVPFYKAEELQDHHIVLVSNLKPANFRGVKSCGMLLAATDPTAADPHSTCEVLFPDDIPVGTVLEPQGYAEPTEKLSYVKPDMFFSMPLSTHDGVLTVDEKPVMSKDGLTVHAKKYLNGPVG, encoded by the coding sequence ATGAAAAAACGTCTGGTCACTTCCGCATTGCCGTATGTCAACAACATCCCGCACCTGGGGAACCTGCTGCAGGTGCTTTCCGCCGATGTCTTCGCCCGTTTCTGCCGTTCCAAAGGGTATGAGACCCTGTATGTCTGTGGTACGGACGAATATGGGACCGCCACGGAAACCCGTGCCATCCAGGAACATGTCACACCCAGGGAACTGTGCGACCATTACCACAAGATCCATCGGGACATCTATCGCTGGTTCAACATCAGCTTTGATTATTTCGGGCGTACCAGTACTCCGAAACAGACGGAGATCGTCCAGGATATTTTCCGCCGGGTGTATGATGCCGGCTACATCACCGAGCATGAGCAGGAGCAGCTGTACTGCCCCCACTGCCAGCGGTTCCTGGCTGACCGCCTGGTGGAGGGCACCTGTCCCCACTGCGGTTCCGACAAGGCGAGGGGGGACCAGTGCGACAATTGCCAGACGTTGCTTGACCCCACCGAGTTGATCAACCCGAAGTGTTCCGTCTGCGGCACCACGCCGGAGCTCAGGAAGACCAAGCACCTGTACATCAACCTTCCCAAGGCGTTGCCGCTTCTGGAGAAGTGGATGGAGAAAGCGTCGGTGGATGGCTTTTGGGCGAACAACGCCATCCAGGTGACGAAGAGCTGGATTCGTGACGGACTGAAGGAGCGGGCCATCACCCGCGACCTGAAGTGGGGGATTCCCGTTCCGATGAAAGGGTACGAGGACAAGGTGTTCTACGTGTGGTTCGACGCCCCGATCGGCTATGTGTCCATCAGCGCGTACGCCACGGAAGATTGGAAGAAGTGGTGGTTTGATCCTGAGCACACCGAACTGTTCCAGTTCATTGGCAAGGACAACATTCCGTTCCATACGGTGATCTTCCCCTCCTGCCAGTTGGCCACCGGCCAGAACTGGACGATGCTCCATCACATGAGCTCCACCGAATACCTGAACTACGAAGGTGGGAAGTTCTCCAAATCCAACGGCATCGGCATTTTCGGCAACGATGTGGAATCAACGGGCATTCCCGCCGACGTGTGGCGGTTCTACCTGTACTACAACCGTCCGGAAACCAGTGATTTCACCTTCACCTGGCAGGATTTTCAGGAGAAGGTCAACAAGGAGTTGATCGGCAACCTGTCAAATCTGGTCAATCGGACGCTGACGTTCACCAAGAAATTCATGGACGGTCATCTGGACGCAGGAGCGGTGGATGAGACGTTCCACCAAACGGCGCTGGAGTATGAGAAACGGATCGATGCGTTGATGGAACGGGCCGACGAACGTGAAGCCCTCCGGACCATTCTGGAGCTTTCGTCCGCCGGCAACAAGCTGTTCCAGGACAGCGAGCCGTGGAAACTGCGCACCACCGATCCTGTCCAGGCAGAGAAGATGCTCCGCACCCTGACCTGGTTGATCAGGGATCTGGGGGTGATGTGCGCGCCGTACATGCCGACTACCGCGGAGAAGCTGCTTGGTTTCATCGGCCAGGAGAAGGCCACGTGGAAGGATCTGGGCGCCTGGGGTGGGGCGGTGGATGTCGGTGAAGTTTCCTTGTTGTTCTCCCGTCTGGAGGATGAGACGATCGCCACACTCAGAGAGCGGTTCTCCGGAAGCCAGAAAGAACGGGAAGCCAAGGAACATGCCGCACAAGCGGCGGAAGAAGCAAAGAAAGGGGGGGAACTCATGTTGGATCCATCAAAAAGCATCGCGGAGCAATTCTCCGAGCATGTCATTCTGAAAGTTGCGAAGATCACCAATGTCGAGAAGCATCCTGGCGGGGATAAACTGTTCATCCTTACGTTGGACGTCGGAGAAGAAGAACCGAGGACCATCGTCAGTTCCATTGTGCCGTTCTACAAGGCGGAGGAACTGCAGGATCATCACATCGTGCTGGTCTCAAACCTCAAGCCGGCCAATTTCCGCGGGGTGAAGAGCTGTGGAATGTTGCTTGCCGCCACCGATCCTACCGCCGCCGATCCGCACAGCACCTGCGAAGTGTTGTTCCCCGATGACATTCCGGTCGGCACGGTGCTGGAGCCCCAAGGGTATGCCGAGCCGACGGAAAAACTGAGCTATGTCAAACCGGACATGTTCTTCTCCATGCCTCTGTCCACCCATGACGGCGTGCTCACCGTCGATGAAAAGCCGGTGATGAGCAAAGACGGGCTGACGGTTCACGCGAAGAAGTACCTGAACGGCCCGGTGGGCTGA
- the hflK gene encoding FtsH protease activity modulator HflK: protein MEFNTQRARQVKPSFQHISPKLVIWIIVAIVAIALVMGSFFVVDQTEQAVVTRFGKYNRTVGPGLQMKIPFGIEKNYNIATQVVNTMSFGYRSTAKNTPLLVSSSVPQESEMLTGDLNIINVEWIVQYKVENPKDWLFNVQKGEITIRDISQSVMNQLVGDLPILSVMTSKRTEMEVEAQNMMQTLFDTYHLGVRVVTVKLQNTVPPAGDVQDAFEDVNKAVQDMNRYINEGKENYNKVIPSAQGEASQLIQQANGYAAERVNNAQGDVARFNSVREEYEKSKDITKTRLYIETMESVINPTDGGSVTLIDKSLANYLPVQMVGGSK from the coding sequence ATGGAATTCAATACACAACGCGCGCGCCAGGTGAAACCCTCGTTCCAGCACATCAGCCCCAAGCTGGTCATCTGGATCATCGTAGCCATCGTGGCGATCGCGCTGGTCATGGGAAGCTTCTTCGTCGTTGACCAGACGGAACAGGCAGTGGTAACCCGGTTCGGAAAATACAACCGCACCGTCGGTCCTGGCTTGCAGATGAAGATCCCATTCGGGATTGAGAAGAACTACAACATCGCCACGCAGGTGGTGAACACAATGAGTTTCGGCTATCGGAGCACGGCGAAAAACACACCGCTTCTGGTATCCAGCAGCGTCCCCCAGGAAAGTGAGATGCTCACCGGGGACCTGAACATCATCAACGTGGAGTGGATCGTCCAGTACAAGGTGGAGAACCCCAAGGATTGGCTGTTCAACGTACAGAAAGGAGAGATCACGATCCGTGACATCTCCCAGAGCGTGATGAACCAGCTGGTGGGAGATCTTCCCATCCTCTCCGTCATGACCAGCAAACGGACCGAAATGGAAGTCGAGGCGCAGAACATGATGCAGACGTTGTTCGATACCTACCATCTCGGCGTCCGGGTCGTCACGGTGAAGCTGCAGAACACCGTTCCTCCTGCCGGGGACGTGCAGGACGCGTTCGAGGATGTCAACAAGGCGGTCCAGGACATGAACCGGTACATCAACGAAGGCAAGGAGAACTACAACAAGGTGATCCCTTCGGCGCAAGGTGAAGCAAGCCAGCTGATCCAACAGGCCAACGGATACGCCGCCGAACGGGTCAACAACGCGCAAGGTGACGTGGCACGGTTCAACAGCGTCCGTGAGGAATACGAGAAGAGCAAGGATATCACCAAGACCCGTCTGTACATTGAGACGATGGAATCGGTGATCAACCCCACCGATGGTGGTTCGGTCACGTTGATCGACAAATCCTTGGCGAACTATCTGCCGGTGCAGATGGTGGGAGGTTCCAAATGA
- the hflC gene encoding protease modulator HflC — protein MKAITMKKLITTLVIVLVVLIIFLLLGPFYVINEGEQAVVTRFGKIVDTQTTAGLKFKMPLVDNVVVYPKKILSWDGDAQRIPTKENQFIWVDTTARWKITDPAKFYESVNTVDNGLLRLNDILDSSIRTVISDNYLNEAVRNSNQINDIQMTEQVQNMENIEDAETLRSLTKTNTKQETIRLGREKLSQMMFTQASKFTDAYGIQLIDIIIRQIRYSDDLTESVYQRMIKERNQIAEAYRSYGRGQLAQWQGKMENEQKSILSTAYAESERIKGVADAQATKIYADAYQADPEFFRLWRTLESYRKTIPSLNKVLSTDMEYFDLLYGNKQSQ, from the coding sequence ATGAAAGCCATCACCATGAAAAAACTGATCACCACGCTGGTGATCGTTCTGGTCGTCCTGATCATTTTCCTCCTGCTGGGGCCATTCTATGTGATCAACGAAGGGGAACAGGCGGTCGTCACCCGCTTCGGCAAGATTGTCGACACCCAGACGACGGCAGGCCTGAAGTTCAAGATGCCGCTGGTGGACAACGTCGTCGTCTATCCGAAGAAGATCCTCTCTTGGGACGGAGACGCCCAGCGCATCCCGACCAAAGAGAACCAGTTCATCTGGGTTGACACCACGGCGCGGTGGAAGATCACCGATCCGGCGAAGTTCTACGAGTCGGTCAACACGGTGGACAACGGCCTGTTGCGCCTGAATGACATCCTGGACAGTTCCATCCGGACGGTGATTTCGGACAACTACCTCAACGAGGCGGTCCGCAACTCCAACCAGATCAACGACATCCAGATGACGGAACAGGTGCAGAACATGGAGAACATCGAGGACGCCGAAACGCTTCGCTCGCTGACCAAGACCAACACCAAGCAGGAGACGATCCGCCTCGGCCGTGAAAAACTCAGCCAGATGATGTTCACCCAGGCGAGCAAGTTCACCGATGCCTATGGCATCCAGTTGATCGACATCATCATCCGGCAGATCCGCTACAGCGACGACCTGACGGAGAGTGTCTACCAACGGATGATCAAGGAAAGGAACCAGATCGCCGAGGCGTACCGCTCCTACGGCAGAGGCCAGCTGGCACAGTGGCAAGGAAAGATGGAGAACGAACAGAAGTCCATCCTCTCCACCGCCTACGCGGAAAGCGAACGGATCAAAGGTGTCGCCGACGCCCAGGCAACCAAGATTTACGCGGACGCCTATCAGGCCGACCCGGAATTCTTCCGGCTGTGGAGAACGTTGGAAAGCTACCGCAAGACCATTCCGTCGTTGAACAAAGTGCTTTCCACCGACATGGAGTATTTTGATTTGCTGTACGGAAACAAACAAAGTCAGTGA